The Burkholderiales bacterium JOSHI_001 genomic sequence CGCGTTCCGGCGCCGCGCTGTCGGGGGGCCAGGGCAAGATGGCCGCGTTGGGCCGGGCGGTGATGGCCGGGTCGCGCCTGGTGCTGCTGGACGAGCCCTTCCAGGGGCTGGCACCTGTGCTGGCGCAGCAATACGGCGCATCATTGCAGCGCCTGCTGCAGCGCCGCCCGCAGCTGACCGTGGTGGTGACCGAAAGCAACCGCAGCCTGCTGAAGGACATTCCCACCGACACCCTGGTGTTGGAACGCGGCGCGCTTCAGCATGGCGATGCCGCTGCCGTGCATTGACCGGACCTATCAAGGAGTACCCCCCATGTCCAAGCACTTCATCAACGGCGACTGGGTTTCGGCCGCCAGTGGCGAGACCTTGCCGGTCATCGACCCCAGCACTGGCCAGGCCTTCGGTGAAATCCCGCGCGGCGCCGCGGCCGACGTGGACCGCGCCGTGGCCGCCGCCCGCGCCGCGCTGAACGGCCCCTGGGGCCGGATGACCGCCACCGAGCGCGGCCGCATCCTGCACAAGATGAGCCAGCTGGTGCTGGCCGATGCTGAAGCACTGGCGCAACTGGAAGCGCGCGACACCGGCAAGCCCTTGAGCCAGGCGCGCAATGACATCACCGTGGCCGCGCGCTACATGGAGTTCTACGCCGGCGGCGCCGACAAGCTGCACGGCCAGCAGATCCCCTACCTGGACGACTACCACGTGGTGGTGCTGCGCGAACCCTATGGCGTGACCGCGCACATCCTGCCCTGGAACTACCCGGCGCAGATGTTCGGTCGCAGCGTGGTGCCGGCTATCGCCACCGGCAACGCGGCGGTGCTGAAACCCAGCGAAGACGCCTGCCAGACGCCGCTGGCCTTCTGCCGCATTGCGCAGCAGGCCGGTCTGCCGGCGGGGGCGCTGAACGTGGTCACCGGCCTGGGTGAAGAAGCCGGCGACGCGCTGACGCACCACCGCGACATCGACTTCGTCACCTTCACCGGCAGCCCCGAGGTGGGCACCATCGTTCAGAAGGCCGCGGCCGAGCGCACGCTGAAGGTGGTGCTGGAACTCGGCGGCAAGAGCCCGCAGATCGTGTTCGACGACGCCGACCTGGAGCGCGCTGCGCCCTTCATCCTGAAGGCCATCACCCAGAACGCCGGCCAGACCTGCAGCGCCGGCAGCCGGCTGCTGGTGCAGCGGGGCATCCACGACCAATTCGTCGCCATGGTGACCGAACGCTTCGCCGCCAGCGTGGCCGGCAGCCCGGCCATGGACCGTGACTGCGGCCCGCTGATCAACGCGGCGCAGAAGGCTCGCGTGGAAGGTTTCATCCGGCGCGCGCTGGATTCCGGCGTGAAGCTGCTGGCCAAGGGCAGCGTGGCCCCGGGCGTGCCCGCCGGTGGCTACTACGTGGCGCCGCACATGTTCGGCGAGGTGCCGCGCGGCCATGAACTGGCGTGTGACGAAGTCTTCGGCCCGGTGCTCAGCATCATCCCCTTCGACGACGAGGACGACGCCATCCGCCTGGCCAACGCCACCGACTACGGCCTGATCGCCGGCATCTGGACCCGCGACGGCGGCCGCCAGACCCGGGTGGCCAAGGCCATGAAGTGCGGCCAGGTCTACATCAACACCTACGGCGCCGGCGGCGGCGTGGAACTGCCCTTCGGCGGCGTGAAGCGAAGCGGCCACGGCCGCGAGAAGGGCTTCATCGCGCTGGAAGAGTTCTGCACCGTGAAGACGGTGGTTCAGTACCACGGAAAATGAGCGGACACCAGGAGACAAACATGCGACTCAAAGACAAGGTCACCATCGTCACCGGCGCGGCCAGCGGCTTCGGCGAGGGCATCGCCCAGCTTTATGCGGCCGAAGGCGCCAAGGTGGTGGTGGCGGACATCAACGGCGACGGCGCGAAGAAGGTGGCCGCGGCCATCGGCGCCTCGGCCATCGGCGTGACCTGTGATGTGACGAAGCGCGCCGACATCGATGCGCTGGTGAAGGTCACGCGCGAATACTTCGGCGGGCGCATCGACGTGGTGGTGAACAACGCCGGCTGGACCCACAAGAACGGCCCGTTGCTGGACGTGGACGAAGCCACCTTCGACAAGGTGTACGACATCAACGTGAAGAGCATCTTCCACATGGTGCACGCCGTGGTGCCACTGATGCGCGCGCAGAAAAGCGGCTGCATCCTGAACGTGGGCTCCACCGCCGGCATCCGGCCCCGGCCGGGCCTGACCTGGTACAACAGCTCCAAGGGCGCGGTGAACCTGATGAGCAAGAGCCTGGCCGTGGAACTGGGCCCGGACAACATCCGCGTGAACGCCATCTGCCCGGTGATGGGCGTGACCGGCCTGCTGGAACAGTTCATGGGCATGCCCGACACGCCCGAGAACCGAAAGAAGTTTCTGGCCACGATTCCGCTGGGGCGGCTGTCCACGCCCTTGGACATTGCACGCGCAGCGCTGTACCTGGCCAGCGACGACGCGGAGTTCATCACCGGGGTGGAGTTCCCGGTGGATGGCGGGCGCACCGTCTAAGGCAGCCAGAGCCGATCGACCAAAGCCTCCACCGCCAGTTTGCTGCCGGCCTGCTCCGCCGCCGCTTTCCACTCGGCCGGTGCCGGCGCCACGCGGGTGGGTGGGCGCCCGCCCCAGAAGCTGGCTTTCAAGGCGAACACCACCAGCCCGTCCTGCACCTGGGGCGCGGCCAGGGCTTCGATGTTCTGCACCACGGCGTTGCGTGTGGGGGCTGGCAGTTCACCGTCCAGGTCCAGCCACACCTTGCACTTTCGTTCCGGCCGCAGCGCCAGCACGATGAAGCCACCCACGGGCTTGCGCTGGAAGGCCGCCTTCAGCGCCTGGGCCGCGGCGCCTTCCACCTGCTGCATGTAGGCCGCGAACTCGGCCGCGTCCTTCACCCGGCTTTGCAGCACCGATTCCGGCTGCAGCAGCACCACGCCCGCGTTGACCAAGGGCTCGGCGCCGTGGCTCGGCCAGGGCGTGAAGGCCAAGCCGGTGGCCAGGCTGAAAGTTCGGCGCTTCAAGGCCAGGCCGTCACTTTTCAGCCAGCGCCTTCAGGCTGGCCAGGCCTTCTTCGTACTTGCCGCCCACCATCTTCTCCATGCTGAACACCAGGCCCATCAGCTTGGAAATGAAGGGGCTGGGGCCGAACATGGCCTGCGTCACCCGGGTGCCCGCGCCTTCGGGCGCCAGGGTGAATTCCACCGTGTTGTGGGCTTCAAACGGGGTGATGAAGTCCAGCTGGATGCTGATCTTGGAGGACGGCACCGACCCGGTGATGGCCATGCGGCCATGGCCCACGTCCTTGTTGCCCTGCCACTCGTACACCGCGCCCACGCCCTCGGCGGCGCCGCTGTAGCTTCGCTTCAGCTGTGGGTCGATCTTTTCCCACGGCGACCAGGGTTCCCAGTGCTTGAAGTCGTTGATCAGCGCAAACACCTTCTCGGGCGCGGCCTGGATGGTGATGGACCGTTCGATGCGGAAGCTGTCCGGTCGCGTGGCGGCGTAGATCAACACGACGGCCACGCCGGCCAGCACAACGAGTGCGATGGTCTTGAACATGGTGTGCTCCTTGGCAGCAGGTCAGCGCGCCTGCCTCAGCGCCGTGACCTCGATCTCGATCTTCATGCGCGCATCGGCCAGGCCGGCCGAGATCATCATCGCGGCGGGCCGCACCTGGCCCAGGTACTTCTTCAGAACCGGCCAGCACTTCGGGAATTCGCTGCCGTCGGGCAGCACATAGGTCACCCGCACCACGTCGGACCAGCCCGCGCCGGCCTGGGTGAGGGCCGCTTCGATGTTGCGCAGGCACTGTTCGGTCTGGCTCTCGATGTCGTCGGCAATGCGCATGCTGGCGTAGTCGAAGCCCGTGGTGCCCGAGACGAAGACCCAGTCGCCCTGCACCACGGCGCGGCTGTAGCCGATCTCGGCTTCGAAGGGGGAGCCGGAAGAGATGAGTGTGCGGGTCATGGCGGGGAAGAGGGTTGGAAGAAGCTGTGCGGGTGGGCGCTTAACACCGAACCGCGCCGGGACTTTGGGCCAGATCAGTGCAGACGCAGAAGGCGCGCCGCTTTTATTTTGCCGTGTGGCGTGTGGGCCTGACGCCGCAATCGAGGTGTCAGCGTTTACCCCGATGCTTCGTGCAGTCGCCCTCTGGGGCCCGTTGTTGCCTTGACCTTCCGCACCCGCCCACCATGCAAAAACAGATCTACCAGCTCATTCGCGAGAACCCCGCGTACGCCCAGCTCATCCAGGCGCGCAGCCGGCTGTCCTGGACACTGTCGGCCATCATCCTGGTGCTGTTCTATGGTCTCATCCTGGTCATCGCCTTCAACCCCAAGATGACCGGCCAGCCCATTGCCGAGGGGTCCATGGTCACGCTGGGGGTGGTGATCATCCTGGCCCTGTTCGTCCTGTTCTGGGGCCTGACCGCCTGGTACGTGAAGCGCGCCAATGGCGAATTCGACGGCCTGACGCGGCAGATCGTGCTGCAGGCCACCCAGGAGGCCAAGTGATGAATGCCCAACGCTTCCTCCGCCCGCTGCTGGCCGCTGCCGGCGCCTCGCTGGCCTCCTTCACGGCCTGGGCCGGACCGGCCGTCGAAGCCACGCAGAAGCAGCCGCTGAACCTGCACGCCATCGTCATGTTCCTGGTCTTCGTGGGCCTGACCATGGTCATCACCTACTGGGCGGCCAACCGCACCAAGTCGGCGTCGGACTTCTACACCGCCGGGGGCGGCATCACCGGTTTCCAGAACGGGCTGGCGATTGCGGGCGACTACATGTCCGCCGCCACCCTGCTGGGCCTGACCGCCATGGTCTACGGCCAGGGCCTGGACGGCTACATCTACATGATCTGCTTCTT encodes the following:
- a CDS encoding NAD-dependent aldehyde dehydrogenase (PFAM: Aldehyde dehydrogenase family) translates to MSKHFINGDWVSAASGETLPVIDPSTGQAFGEIPRGAAADVDRAVAAARAALNGPWGRMTATERGRILHKMSQLVLADAEALAQLEARDTGKPLSQARNDITVAARYMEFYAGGADKLHGQQIPYLDDYHVVVLREPYGVTAHILPWNYPAQMFGRSVVPAIATGNAAVLKPSEDACQTPLAFCRIAQQAGLPAGALNVVTGLGEEAGDALTHHRDIDFVTFTGSPEVGTIVQKAAAERTLKVVLELGGKSPQIVFDDADLERAAPFILKAITQNAGQTCSAGSRLLVQRGIHDQFVAMVTERFAASVAGSPAMDRDCGPLINAAQKARVEGFIRRALDSGVKLLAKGSVAPGVPAGGYYVAPHMFGEVPRGHELACDEVFGPVLSIIPFDDEDDAIRLANATDYGLIAGIWTRDGGRQTRVAKAMKCGQVYINTYGAGGGVELPFGGVKRSGHGREKGFIALEEFCTVKTVVQYHGK
- a CDS encoding short-chain alcohol dehydrogenase like protein (PFAM: short chain dehydrogenase), translating into MRLKDKVTIVTGAASGFGEGIAQLYAAEGAKVVVADINGDGAKKVAAAIGASAIGVTCDVTKRADIDALVKVTREYFGGRIDVVVNNAGWTHKNGPLLDVDEATFDKVYDINVKSIFHMVHAVVPLMRAQKSGCILNVGSTAGIRPRPGLTWYNSSKGAVNLMSKSLAVELGPDNIRVNAICPVMGVTGLLEQFMGMPDTPENRKKFLATIPLGRLSTPLDIARAALYLASDDAEFITGVEFPVDGGRTV
- a CDS encoding hypothetical protein (PFAM: Polyketide cyclase / dehydrase and lipid transport); amino-acid sequence: MFKTIALVVLAGVAVVLIYAATRPDSFRIERSITIQAAPEKVFALINDFKHWEPWSPWEKIDPQLKRSYSGAAEGVGAVYEWQGNKDVGHGRMAITGSVPSSKISIQLDFITPFEAHNTVEFTLAPEGAGTRVTQAMFGPSPFISKLMGLVFSMEKMVGGKYEEGLASLKALAEK
- a CDS encoding putative translation initiation inhibitor, yjgF family (PFAM: Endoribonuclease L-PSP), whose translation is MTRTLISSGSPFEAEIGYSRAVVQGDWVFVSGTTGFDYASMRIADDIESQTEQCLRNIEAALTQAGAGWSDVVRVTYVLPDGSEFPKCWPVLKKYLGQVRPAAMMISAGLADARMKIEIEVTALRQAR
- a CDS encoding putative membrane protein (PFAM: Protein of unknown function, DUF485); the protein is MQKQIYQLIRENPAYAQLIQARSRLSWTLSAIILVLFYGLILVIAFNPKMTGQPIAEGSMVTLGVVIILALFVLFWGLTAWYVKRANGEFDGLTRQIVLQATQEAK